The following proteins come from a genomic window of Flavobacterium crocinum:
- a CDS encoding acyltransferase family protein, with product MTKERLTSLDVFRGFTIFLMTIVNNPGSWSSIYPPLEHAEWHGCTPTDLVFPFFVFIMGTAIPFAMPVKHLDGAVFNKILVRSLRIFCLGFSLAFFGRIHLFGLEGFPLLSIRLIIFFGIAYALLGNFSLKVKTYLVFGILIVLLSLAYSGLEHFEDTRIPGVLQRIGIVYFFTSLLYLKTNLKTQIITAVSILVGYYLLMAFVPVPGVGEANFEKGTNLAAWLDNLLLNGHLWSVSKTWDPEGILSTLPAIATGITGMFIGQILNLSISKIEIVKKLTIAGIVLLISGLLWNIIFPINKSLWTSSYVLYTGGIATLCLTFLYYVIDVANYKKWAKLFLIWGVNPMIVFYFSGIIPRVMSSIKMQNPEIGGEEIGFQAYLYQYGIVPVFENPLNASLAYALAYALFWSIILWILYKRKLIFKV from the coding sequence ATGACAAAAGAACGTTTAACCTCACTTGATGTATTTAGAGGATTTACTATTTTTCTAATGACGATAGTTAACAATCCCGGAAGCTGGTCATCTATTTACCCGCCATTAGAACATGCAGAATGGCACGGCTGTACACCAACCGATTTAGTTTTCCCTTTTTTCGTTTTCATAATGGGAACAGCAATCCCTTTTGCAATGCCGGTTAAACATCTTGATGGTGCTGTTTTTAATAAAATTCTAGTTCGATCACTGCGTATTTTTTGTTTAGGATTTTCTTTAGCTTTTTTCGGCAGAATACATTTGTTTGGTCTCGAAGGTTTTCCTCTTTTATCAATAAGACTTATTATTTTCTTCGGAATCGCTTATGCACTTTTAGGGAATTTTAGCCTAAAAGTCAAGACATATCTTGTTTTCGGAATCTTAATTGTATTATTATCTTTAGCCTACAGCGGTCTAGAACACTTTGAAGACACCAGAATTCCAGGCGTTTTACAGCGAATTGGAATCGTTTATTTCTTTACGTCTCTTTTATATTTAAAAACAAATTTAAAAACACAGATTATAACTGCCGTTTCAATTTTAGTTGGATATTATCTGTTGATGGCTTTTGTACCAGTTCCCGGAGTTGGAGAAGCCAATTTTGAAAAAGGCACCAATCTGGCAGCATGGCTCGATAATTTACTTTTAAACGGACATCTTTGGAGCGTCTCTAAAACCTGGGATCCGGAAGGAATTTTAAGTACTTTACCAGCAATAGCAACTGGAATCACCGGAATGTTTATCGGACAGATTTTAAATTTATCAATTAGTAAAATCGAAATTGTAAAAAAACTGACAATTGCCGGAATTGTCCTGCTGATTTCAGGATTACTTTGGAATATTATTTTCCCAATTAACAAATCACTTTGGACCAGTTCTTATGTTTTGTATACGGGCGGAATTGCTACTTTATGTTTAACGTTTCTGTATTATGTTATCGATGTTGCGAATTATAAAAAATGGGCTAAACTGTTTTTAATCTGGGGTGTAAACCCAATGATTGTCTTTTACTTTTCCGGAATAATTCCGAGAGTAATGAGCTCTATAAAAATGCAAAATCCGGAAATTGGAGGCGAAGAAATTGGTTTTCAAGCCTACCTATACCAATATGGAATTGTTCCTGTTTTTGAAAATCCTTTAAATGCATCGTTGGCTTATGCGCTGGCTTATGCTCTTTTCTGGTCAATTATCTTATGGATTTTATATAAAAGAAAACTGATATTCAAAGTTTAG
- a CDS encoding anhydro-N-acetylmuramic acid kinase, with translation MNKNIEALYQIAQKETKRIIGLMSGTSLDGLDIALCEISGSGVNTNVKLVQFETISYSEEIKTEIRKIFAQKNIDFQHLALLNEWIGLLHASMVNETLEKWNIPASDIDLIASHGQTVLHAPKFLHQQEKFPNATLQIGDGDHIAVKTGIITLSDFRQKHVAAGGEGAPLAVYGDYFLFGKEGENRIMLNIGGIANFTYLPSAIKTEDTFVTDTGTGNTLIDLFVKKYFLDKSYDKDAEIAKQGNVNQILLENLKDNAFFKKGFPKTIGQELFNAEYVELALSKSNLSDILAPDLLATLTRFTAETIAEAIQFAVKNSSYKIEDFKIYLSGGGANNPLIVQWLKELLPCSFFKSDDLGINSDAKEAILFAVLANETVAGGDFKFNSVKIPSVTMGKISFPD, from the coding sequence ATGAACAAAAATATTGAAGCACTTTATCAAATTGCTCAAAAAGAAACAAAACGTATTATTGGGTTAATGTCGGGAACTTCTCTCGACGGACTGGATATTGCTTTATGCGAAATTTCAGGATCTGGTGTAAACACCAATGTAAAGCTGGTTCAGTTTGAAACGATTAGTTACTCAGAAGAAATCAAAACAGAAATTCGTAAAATCTTTGCTCAGAAAAATATCGATTTTCAGCATTTGGCTTTACTTAACGAATGGATTGGTTTACTTCATGCTTCAATGGTAAATGAAACTTTAGAAAAATGGAATATTCCGGCTTCAGATATTGATTTAATAGCTTCTCATGGACAAACGGTTTTGCATGCACCAAAATTTTTGCATCAGCAGGAGAAATTTCCAAATGCAACTTTACAGATTGGAGACGGCGATCATATTGCCGTAAAAACTGGAATTATCACATTGTCGGATTTTAGACAAAAACACGTTGCTGCGGGTGGCGAAGGCGCTCCGTTAGCCGTTTATGGTGATTATTTTTTATTTGGAAAGGAAGGCGAAAACAGAATTATGCTAAATATTGGCGGGATTGCCAATTTTACATATCTGCCTTCAGCTATAAAAACAGAAGACACTTTTGTAACTGATACTGGAACAGGAAATACCTTAATCGATCTTTTTGTTAAGAAATATTTTCTGGATAAAAGCTACGATAAAGATGCTGAAATAGCCAAACAAGGAAATGTAAATCAGATTTTATTAGAAAATTTGAAAGACAATGCTTTTTTCAAAAAAGGATTTCCAAAAACAATTGGGCAGGAATTATTCAATGCTGAATATGTAGAATTAGCACTTTCAAAAAGCAATCTTAGTGATATTTTAGCTCCCGATTTATTGGCTACTTTAACACGTTTTACTGCTGAAACTATTGCAGAAGCGATTCAATTTGCTGTTAAAAATTCTTCTTATAAAATTGAAGACTTTAAAATATATCTTTCAGGCGGCGGAGCCAATAATCCATTAATTGTACAATGGCTAAAAGAATTACTGCCTTGCTCTTTCTTCAAAAGCGATGATTTAGGAATTAACAGTGATGCCAAAGAAGCGATTCTGTTTGCAGTTTTAGCCAATGAAACTGTTGCCGGAGGAGATTTTAAATTTAATTCTGTGAAAATTCCGTCGGTAACTATGGGGAAAATTTCATTTCCTGATTAA
- a CDS encoding glycoside hydrolase family 3 N-terminal domain-containing protein, giving the protein MKNAIIKIGLFTAVLFLIVNCGVSKKTKTAVETNEPISTENKEVYIPKSKSEKKPFVPDCDAENRWTDSIYSQMTLDEKLGQLFFANAYSNKDSVHVNKVKELVSKYKIGGIIFFQGGPVRQAKLTNIYQSKAKVPLFIGLDAEWGLSMRLDSTYAYPWNMTLGAIQDLNLIEKVGRQMGSECKRMGIHFNFAPVLDINTNPLNPIIGNRSFGESKTNVANRASAIMKGIQSQGVLCTGKHFPGHGDTAVDSHKALPTVSFTKEHLDEVEIYPYKQLFDEGLASVMVAHLNIPSLEPGENIPSSASYNVVTELLQKQLGFEGLIFTDGLGMKGASNFKPVGDLELAVLQAGNDIFLCPDDVPAALEKLKTFYANGQITEERLAHSVKKILHYKFKAGLNKYKPVDLKNLQKDLTSPDKDALQYNLFENATTVLKNKKDILPIKNLNQKIAYVKLGEDVNSTFVSTLKKYTEITEVSNTNIDSLNKQLKKYDLVIVSYHKVNKAWEKQDFSSNELFFLNKIAENNKVILDVFAKPYSLLSIKNFDDIEGLMVSYQNSTISQIVSAEILFGAKSAKGKLPVSINDNFKVNEGIDTEKIDRLGFETPENVGMNSSILYKIDAIAQKAIDGKMAPGMQVLVARKGSVVFQKSYGYQTYDKKVKVSNTDLYDVASISKMISTLPNVMQLYDKNKVELDTKLGTMLPMFAKSNKKDISFKDLLNHYAGLIAWSPFYKSTLDAKGFPSDQYYRKVAENNFTTKVADSLYIRNDYHDTIMKFIADSPISLKKEYKYSDFTFIILKEYLERATHEKLEDLSQKNFFNSLGMNYTTYNPLLKFDKNVIAPTEIDNYFRHQLIQGYVHDMAAAMEGGVAGHAGIFSNAMDVAKMMQLFLQKGSYGGEQYFSPETFDTFNTCFYCNQGVERGLGFDKRLGKDGPTCQCASKSSFGHTGFTGNMAWVDPENQTVYVFLSNRTYPEVGEEGNKLAKEKIREDIQKIIYESIMK; this is encoded by the coding sequence ATGAAAAATGCTATTATAAAAATAGGTTTATTTACCGCTGTTCTTTTTTTAATTGTCAATTGCGGCGTTTCAAAAAAGACTAAAACTGCCGTTGAAACTAATGAACCTATTTCTACAGAAAATAAAGAAGTTTACATCCCAAAAAGCAAATCAGAAAAAAAGCCTTTTGTTCCCGATTGTGATGCCGAAAATCGTTGGACAGACAGTATTTACAGCCAAATGACGCTGGACGAAAAACTGGGTCAATTATTTTTTGCAAATGCTTATTCTAACAAAGATTCTGTACATGTTAATAAAGTAAAAGAACTGGTTTCAAAATATAAAATTGGCGGTATTATTTTCTTTCAGGGCGGGCCGGTTCGTCAGGCAAAATTAACCAACATCTATCAGTCAAAAGCCAAAGTGCCGCTGTTTATAGGACTTGATGCCGAATGGGGATTAAGCATGCGTTTAGACTCAACTTACGCTTATCCCTGGAACATGACTTTGGGCGCGATTCAGGATTTAAATCTTATTGAAAAAGTCGGAAGACAAATGGGAAGCGAATGCAAAAGAATGGGCATTCATTTCAACTTTGCACCAGTTTTAGATATCAATACCAATCCGCTAAATCCCATTATCGGAAACCGTTCTTTTGGCGAAAGCAAAACCAATGTTGCCAATCGCGCTTCTGCCATAATGAAAGGTATTCAGAGCCAAGGCGTTTTGTGTACAGGGAAACATTTTCCGGGACATGGAGATACGGCAGTCGATTCTCATAAAGCACTTCCAACCGTTTCTTTTACGAAAGAACATTTGGATGAAGTGGAAATTTACCCTTATAAACAACTTTTTGACGAAGGTCTGGCTTCTGTAATGGTCGCGCATCTTAATATTCCTAGTTTAGAACCTGGCGAAAATATTCCTTCTTCTGCTTCTTATAATGTTGTTACTGAACTTCTTCAAAAACAATTAGGCTTCGAGGGACTTATTTTTACAGACGGTTTAGGCATGAAAGGCGCCAGTAATTTTAAACCTGTCGGCGATTTGGAATTGGCTGTTTTACAAGCGGGAAATGACATTTTCCTTTGCCCGGATGATGTTCCGGCAGCTTTAGAAAAATTAAAAACATTTTATGCAAATGGTCAGATTACTGAAGAACGTTTAGCGCATTCGGTTAAAAAAATCCTGCATTATAAATTCAAAGCGGGATTAAACAAATACAAACCTGTTGACTTAAAGAATTTACAAAAAGATCTTACGAGTCCTGACAAAGATGCACTTCAATATAATTTATTCGAAAACGCAACTACAGTCTTAAAAAACAAAAAAGACATTCTTCCAATTAAAAATCTGAATCAGAAAATTGCTTATGTAAAACTGGGAGAAGATGTCAACAGTACTTTTGTTTCAACTCTAAAAAAATATACTGAAATAACAGAAGTTTCAAACACCAACATTGATTCTTTAAACAAACAATTAAAGAAATACGATCTGGTTATTGTAAGTTATCACAAAGTGAATAAGGCTTGGGAAAAACAAGATTTCTCATCAAATGAATTGTTTTTCCTGAATAAAATTGCCGAAAACAATAAAGTAATTTTAGACGTTTTTGCAAAACCGTATTCGCTTCTTTCCATCAAAAATTTTGATGACATTGAAGGATTGATGGTTTCGTACCAAAATTCAACGATTTCTCAGATTGTTTCTGCCGAAATTTTATTTGGAGCCAAAAGCGCTAAAGGAAAATTACCCGTTTCAATCAACGATAATTTTAAAGTAAATGAAGGAATTGATACGGAAAAAATCGATCGTTTAGGTTTTGAAACACCTGAAAATGTCGGAATGAATTCGTCAATTTTGTATAAAATAGATGCTATTGCCCAAAAAGCAATTGACGGAAAAATGGCTCCCGGAATGCAGGTTTTAGTTGCAAGAAAAGGAAGTGTTGTTTTTCAGAAATCTTACGGTTATCAGACTTATGACAAGAAAGTGAAAGTTTCGAATACTGATTTATACGACGTTGCTTCGATTTCAAAAATGATTTCCACGCTTCCAAACGTGATGCAGTTATACGATAAAAACAAAGTTGAGTTAGACACAAAATTAGGAACAATGCTTCCAATGTTTGCTAAATCAAACAAAAAAGATATTTCCTTTAAAGACTTATTAAACCATTATGCAGGATTGATTGCCTGGAGTCCGTTTTACAAATCGACATTAGATGCCAAGGGTTTTCCTTCTGATCAATATTATCGAAAAGTTGCAGAAAACAATTTCACAACTAAAGTAGCCGATAGTCTTTACATTCGAAATGATTATCATGACACGATTATGAAATTTATTGCCGACTCTCCTATTTCACTTAAAAAAGAATACAAATACAGTGATTTTACTTTTATCATTTTAAAAGAATATTTGGAAAGAGCAACACATGAAAAATTGGAAGATTTAAGTCAGAAGAACTTTTTCAATTCGTTGGGAATGAATTATACCACTTATAATCCGTTGTTGAAATTTGATAAAAACGTCATTGCACCAACCGAAATTGATAATTATTTCAGACATCAATTAATTCAAGGTTATGTTCACGATATGGCTGCCGCAATGGAAGGCGGTGTTGCAGGACATGCGGGAATTTTTTCCAATGCTATGGATGTTGCCAAAATGATGCAGTTGTTTCTTCAAAAAGGAAGTTATGGTGGCGAACAGTATTTTTCTCCTGAAACATTTGACACTTTTAATACTTGTTTTTATTGTAATCAGGGCGTAGAAAGAGGTTTAGGTTTTGATAAAAGATTAGGAAAAGACGGCCCAACTTGTCAATGTGCTTCTAAATCAAGTTTTGGTCATACTGGTTTTACAGGAAATATGGCTTGGGTCGATCCTGAAAACCAAACGGTTTATGTGTTTTTATCGAACAGAACGTATCCTGAAGTTGGCGAAGAAGGAAATAAACTAGCGAAAGAAAAGATTCGTGAAGATATTCAGAAAATAATTTATGAATCTATAATGAAATAA
- a CDS encoding sodium:solute symporter, producing MSSTTILIFIFVYFGLLLFISNVISKKGQDNDSFFKANKNSKWYLVAFGMIGTALSGVTFISVPGEVGSPNGEQFKYFQFVLGNAIGFIIIAKVLLPLYYRMNLTSIYSYIEHRMGIRSYKTAASIFLVSRTISSAFRLYLVVIVLQRYVFNDFHIPFPVTVLLALALIFLYTFRSGLKTIIITDTLQTFFLVSSVFITIYFVCDSLNLTVLESVSTIQKSNYSKIFFFDDFFTSKYHFVKQILGGMFVTIAMVGLDQDLMQKNLSCKNIGEAQKNMFTFTGIFVLINIIFLSLGALLYIYAAKNNVQIPLDLATGKPRTDLLFPEIALNHLSIVPAFVFLLGIIAATFATTDSALTALTTSFCVDFLGMDKSENLDNHKNVTIRHWVHFAFSILLFLVIIVLNSFNDASVVALIFRAASYTYGPLLGLYAFGLLQKSRLVNDKLIPIICIISPIFTYFLSENSAQLFGYTFDNELIIINGLFTYIGIYFTSKRTEEKISF from the coding sequence ATGTCTTCTACTACAATTCTCATTTTTATCTTTGTTTATTTTGGCCTTTTACTCTTTATTTCAAATGTAATCAGTAAAAAAGGACAAGACAACGATTCTTTTTTCAAAGCGAATAAAAATTCCAAATGGTATCTGGTTGCTTTTGGTATGATTGGAACGGCGCTTTCCGGCGTGACCTTTATTTCGGTTCCCGGTGAAGTGGGTTCGCCAAACGGAGAACAATTCAAATATTTCCAGTTTGTTTTAGGAAACGCAATTGGTTTTATCATTATTGCAAAAGTCCTGCTTCCACTCTATTACAGAATGAATCTGACTTCGATTTATAGTTATATCGAACATAGAATGGGAATTAGAAGTTACAAAACGGCAGCTTCCATATTCTTGGTCAGCAGAACCATTAGCTCTGCATTTAGATTATATTTGGTGGTTATAGTTTTACAGCGATATGTCTTCAACGATTTTCATATCCCATTTCCGGTAACGGTACTTTTGGCTTTGGCGCTTATCTTCTTATACACTTTTAGAAGTGGTCTAAAAACCATTATTATTACCGATACCTTACAGACGTTTTTTTTAGTTAGTTCAGTGTTTATAACCATTTATTTTGTTTGTGACAGTCTTAACCTGACTGTTCTTGAGTCGGTTTCAACCATTCAAAAAAGTAATTATTCTAAAATATTTTTCTTTGATGATTTCTTTACGAGCAAGTACCACTTTGTAAAGCAGATTTTAGGAGGAATGTTTGTTACCATTGCAATGGTTGGACTGGATCAGGATTTAATGCAAAAAAATCTAAGCTGTAAAAACATTGGCGAAGCACAAAAAAACATGTTTACGTTTACAGGAATTTTTGTTTTAATCAATATTATTTTCCTGAGTTTAGGTGCTTTATTGTACATCTACGCTGCAAAAAATAATGTTCAGATTCCATTAGATTTAGCAACAGGAAAACCAAGAACCGATTTGCTTTTCCCGGAAATCGCCTTAAATCATTTGTCAATTGTTCCGGCTTTTGTTTTCCTTCTAGGAATTATTGCGGCCACTTTTGCTACAACCGATTCGGCTTTAACGGCTTTAACAACTTCATTTTGTGTCGATTTTCTTGGAATGGATAAATCTGAAAATCTCGATAATCACAAAAATGTAACAATAAGACATTGGGTACATTTCGCTTTTTCAATATTGCTTTTTCTGGTAATTATTGTCTTAAATTCCTTTAATGATGCTTCTGTTGTGGCGCTAATTTTCAGAGCTGCTTCTTATACTTACGGCCCTTTATTAGGATTATACGCTTTTGGATTATTACAAAAATCAAGATTAGTAAACGACAAACTGATTCCCATTATCTGTATTATCTCTCCAATATTTACGTATTTCTTAAGCGAAAATTCAGCGCAATTATTCGGTTACACTTTTGATAATGAATTAATTATCATCAACGGATTATTTACTTATATCGGAATTTATTTTACAAGTAAACGCACAGAAGAAAAAATATCTTTCTAA
- the murQ gene encoding N-acetylmuramic acid 6-phosphate etherase: MKNKNPETEQESLYKDLDQMSVKELLTNINTEDQKVPQIIEGQIPKIEKLVKAIVKKMQLGGRLFYIGAGTSGRIGILDASECPPTFGVPHDMIIGIIAGGDTAIRKAVENAEDDTEQAWKDLAKFEISSLDFIIGIAASGNTPYVLGALKKAKEHNIKTGSISCISNGLIAQEADFPIEVIVGPEFLTGSTRMKAGTAQKLTLNMISTSVMIKLGKVKGNKMVDMQLSNEKLVKRGIKMIMEELGIEYDLAEELLQKHKSVRAVLLDHNSKK; encoded by the coding sequence ATGAAGAATAAAAACCCTGAAACCGAACAAGAATCTTTGTACAAAGATTTAGACCAAATGAGCGTAAAAGAACTCTTGACAAACATTAATACAGAAGATCAAAAAGTTCCACAGATTATAGAAGGTCAAATTCCTAAAATTGAAAAACTGGTTAAAGCAATCGTCAAAAAAATGCAATTAGGCGGCCGATTATTTTACATTGGAGCCGGAACTTCCGGACGTATAGGAATTTTAGATGCTTCTGAATGTCCACCTACATTTGGCGTGCCTCATGATATGATTATCGGAATTATTGCCGGCGGCGACACTGCGATTCGAAAAGCGGTTGAAAATGCAGAAGACGATACCGAACAAGCTTGGAAAGATTTAGCTAAATTTGAAATTTCAAGCCTGGATTTTATTATCGGAATTGCAGCTTCCGGAAATACACCTTACGTTTTGGGCGCTTTGAAAAAAGCGAAAGAACATAATATTAAAACAGGAAGTATTTCTTGCATCAGCAACGGACTTATAGCACAGGAAGCCGATTTTCCAATTGAAGTAATTGTTGGGCCTGAATTCTTAACCGGAAGTACAAGAATGAAAGCAGGAACAGCTCAAAAACTGACTTTGAACATGATTTCAACTTCAGTAATGATCAAACTTGGAAAAGTAAAAGGCAACAAAATGGTCGACATGCAGTTGTCTAATGAAAAATTAGTAAAACGAGGCATCAAAATGATTATGGAAGAACTGGGAATTGAATATGATTTAGCCGAAGAATTACTGCAAAAACATAAAAGTGTACGCGCTGTTTTGTTAGATCATAACAGCAAAAAATAA
- a CDS encoding exo-beta-N-acetylmuramidase NamZ family protein: MIKFIIKSVLITASLFITSLHSYSFSTAVNCNTSEINPPTIKTGADNYEKYLPLLKDKKIGIVTNQTGILSDKTHLVDFLLEKKIAIQTIFAPEHGFRGTADAGEHIVDGKDPKTGLSIISLYGDNKKPKPQQLNGIDIMIFDLQDVGARFYTYISSLHFVMEACAENNLPLIILDRPNPNGSIVDGPLLEKEFTSFVGMHPIPLLHGMTIGEYAQMVNGQKWLKDGVQCKLTIIPCSNYNRNMEYSLLVKPSPNLPNDQSINLYASLCLFEGTNVSMGRGTEKQFQIYGSPYLTKTNFSFTPKPNFGAKDPLYNGKECFGEDLTSYPKLKQLELKWLLKAYENTSDKSKFFNAFFTKLAGTRKLQQQIESGVSEKDIRASWKKDLQAFQIMRKPYLLY, translated from the coding sequence ATGATAAAATTCATCATAAAAAGTGTTCTTATTACAGCTTCTCTGTTTATAACGTCTTTGCATTCTTATTCGTTTTCAACAGCTGTAAATTGCAACACATCAGAAATCAATCCTCCGACAATAAAAACCGGGGCAGATAATTACGAGAAATATTTACCGCTTTTAAAAGACAAAAAAATAGGAATTGTAACCAATCAAACGGGAATTTTATCTGACAAAACCCATTTAGTTGATTTTTTACTGGAGAAAAAAATTGCCATTCAAACCATCTTTGCTCCGGAACACGGTTTTAGAGGAACTGCAGATGCAGGTGAACATATTGTTGATGGAAAAGACCCTAAAACCGGTTTATCAATAATCTCACTATACGGAGATAACAAAAAACCAAAACCTCAACAATTAAACGGAATCGACATTATGATTTTCGATTTGCAGGATGTTGGAGCCCGTTTTTACACCTATATTTCTTCTTTGCATTTTGTAATGGAGGCTTGCGCCGAAAACAATTTGCCGCTTATCATTTTGGACAGACCAAATCCAAACGGAAGTATTGTTGACGGTCCGCTTTTAGAAAAAGAATTTACCAGTTTTGTTGGTATGCATCCTATTCCACTCCTTCACGGAATGACAATTGGCGAATATGCTCAAATGGTTAACGGACAAAAATGGCTTAAAGACGGAGTGCAGTGTAAATTAACAATTATTCCCTGCTCTAATTACAACCGCAATATGGAATATAGTTTACTGGTAAAACCTTCTCCTAATTTACCAAACGATCAATCTATAAATTTATACGCCAGTTTATGCCTTTTTGAAGGAACCAATGTAAGCATGGGACGCGGAACGGAAAAGCAATTTCAAATTTATGGTTCTCCTTATTTAACCAAAACAAATTTCAGCTTTACGCCAAAACCTAACTTTGGAGCCAAAGATCCGCTTTATAACGGAAAAGAATGTTTTGGCGAAGATTTAACTTCCTACCCAAAACTCAAACAATTAGAATTAAAATGGCTCTTAAAAGCCTATGAGAATACCAGTGACAAATCGAAATTTTTTAATGCCTTTTTCACCAAACTTGCCGGAACAAGAAAACTGCAACAGCAAATTGAATCGGGAGTTTCAGAAAAAGACATTCGGGCAAGCTGGAAAAAAGATTTACAAGCCTTTCAAATCATGAGAAAACCCTATTTACTCTACTAA